In Triticum urartu cultivar G1812 chromosome 6, Tu2.1, whole genome shotgun sequence, the following proteins share a genomic window:
- the LOC125516176 gene encoding 4-hydroxyphenylpyruvate dioxygenase isoform X1: MPPTPTTPAATGAAAVTPEHARPRRMVRFNPRSDRFHTLAFHHVEFWCADAASAAGRFAFALGAPLAARSDLSTGNSVHASQLLRSGNLAFLFTAPYANGCDAATASLPSFSADAARQFSADHGLAVRSIALRVADAAEAFRASVDGGARPAFSPVDLGRGFGFAEVELYGDVVLRFVSHPDGTDVPFLPGFEGVSNPDAVDYGLTRFDHVVGNVPELAPAAAYVAGFTGFHEFAEFTTEDVGTAESGLNSMVLANNSEGVLLPLNEPVHGTKRRSQIQTFLEHHGGSGVQHIAVASSDVLRTLREMRARSAMGGFDFLPPPLPKYYEGVRRIAGDVLSEAQIKECQELGVLVDRDDQGVLLQIFTKPVGDRPTLFLEMIQRIGCMEKDERGEEYQKGGCGGFGKGNFSELFKSIEDYEKSLEAKQSAAVQGS, encoded by the exons ATGCCGCCCACCCCCACCACCCCCGCAGCCACCGGCGCCGCCGCGGTGACGCCGGAGCACGCGCGGCCGCGCCGAATGGTCCGCTTCAACCCGCGCAGCGACCGCTTCCACACGCTCGCCTTCCACCACGTCGAGTTCTGGTGCGCGgacgccgcctccgccgccggccgCTTCGCCTTCGCGCTCGGCGCGCCGCTCGCCGCCAGGTCCGACCTCTCCACGGGGAACTCCGTGCACGCCTCCCAGCTGCTCCGCTCGGGCAACCTCGCCTTCCTCTTCACGGCCCCCTACGCCAACGGCTGcgacgccgccaccgcctccctGCCCTCCTTCTCCGCCGACGCCGCGCGCCAGTTCTCCGCGGACCACGGCCTCGCGGTGCGCTCCATAGCGCTGCGCGTCGCGGACGCCGCCGAGGCCTTCCGCGCCAGCGTCGACGGGGGCGCGCGCCCGGCCTTCAGCCCTGTGGACCTCGGCCGCGGCTTCGGCTTCGCGGAGGTCGAGCTCTACGGCGACGTCGTGCTCCGCTTCGTCAGCCACCCGGACGGCACGGACGTGCCCTTCTTGCCGGGGTTCGAGGGCGTGAGCAACCCAGACGCCGTGGACTACGGCCTGACGCGGTTCGACCACGTCGTCGGCAACGTCCCGGAGCTTGCCCCCGCCGCGGCCTACGTCGCCGGGTTCACGGGGTTCCACGAGTTCGCCGAGTTCACGACGGAGGACGTGGGCACGGCCGAGAGCGGGCTCAACTCGATGGTGCTCGCCAACAACTCGGAGGGCGTGCTGCTGCCGCTCAACGAGCCGGTGCACGGCACCAAGCGCCGGAGCCAGATACAGACGTTCCTGGAACACCACGGCGGCTCGGGCGTGCAGCACAtcgcggtggccagcagcgacgTGCTCAGGACGCTCAGGGAGATGCGTGCGCGCTCCGCCATGGGCGGCTTCGACTTCCTGCCACCCCCGCTGCCGAAGTACTACGAAGGCGTGCGGCGCATCGCCGGGGATGTGCTCTCGGAGGCGCAGATCAAGGAATGCCAGGAGCTGGGGGTGCTCGTCGACAGGGACGACCAAGGGGTGTTGCTACAAATCTTCACCAAGCCAGTAGGGGACAG GCCGACGTTGTTCCTGGAGATGATCCAGAGGATCGGGTGCATGGAGAAGGACGAGAGAGGGGAAGAGTACCAGAAGGGTGGCTGCGGCGGGTTCGGCAAAGGCAACTTCTCCGAGCTGTTCAAGTCCATTGAAGATTACGAGAAGTCCCTTGAAGCCAAGCAATCTGCTGCAGTTCAGGGATCATAG
- the LOC125516177 gene encoding urease accessory protein F-like, with protein MERDHSALKKMRLDDTEDSAISQVPAMASSMNQQLFWSQWQLLDSILPTGGFAHSYGLEAAMQSRIVNNQEDLRLFLIQVVDNIGSLLLPFVYCASRSPDAAAWVKLDQLLDATLTNEVGRKASTSQGSALLRVAASVFTEIQSLQDLRRTFLGSTSVSFHHAPIFGLICGLVGFDSETTQRAYMFVAMRDVISAATRLNLIGPLAASVLQHQVAPDAEKMLQKWRDRDVSEASQTAPLLDALQGCHAYMFSRLFCS; from the coding sequence ATGGAGCGGGATCACTCGGCTTTGAAGAAAATGAGATTGGACGACACAGAAGATTCTGCGATCAGTCAAGTGCCTGCCATGGCGTCTAGTATGAATCAGCAACTGTTCTGGAGCCAGTGGCAGCTACTGGATTCCATTCTCCCCACAGGCGGTTTCGCACACTCCTACGGCCTGGAAGCAGCTATGCAATCGCGCATAGTGAACAACCAGGAAGACCTGAGGCTGTTCCTCATCCAGGTCGTGGACAACATTGGAAGCCTGCTGCTTCCATTTGTGTACTGCGCCAGTAGGTCTCCTGACGCCGCGGCATGGGTCAAGCTAGATCAGCTGCTGGACGCTACATTGACGAACGAGGTCGGCAGGAAGGCATCCACATCCCAAGGCTCGGCTCTGTTGAGGGTGGCCGCGTCTGTCTTCACTGAGATCCAGTCGCTGCAGGATCTCCGACGGACATTTCTCGGTTCCACGAGCGTGTCCTTTCACCATGCCCCGATATTCGGGTTGATATGTGGGCTGGTTGGATTTGATAGCGAGACAACACAACGCGCTTACATGTTTGTGGCAATGAGGGATGTGATCTCTGCCGCGACGAGGCTCAATTTGATCGGACCGCTAGCTGCTTCGGTTCTGCAGCACCAGGTTGCGCCAGATGCCGAGAAGATGCTGCAAAAGTGGAGGGACCGTGATGTCTCTGAAGCATCACAGACTGCGCCGCTGCTTGACGCATTGCAAGGCTGCCATGCTTACATGTTCTCTAGGCTGTTTTGCTCCTAA
- the LOC125516176 gene encoding 4-hydroxyphenylpyruvate dioxygenase isoform X2: MPPTPTTPAATGAAAVTPEHARPRRMVRFNPRSDRFHTLAFHHVEFWCADAASAAGRFAFALGAPLAARSDLSTGNSVHASQLLRSGNLAFLFTAPYANGCDAATASLPSFSADAARQFSADHGLAVRSIALRVADAAEAFRASVDGGARPAFSPVDLGRGFGFAEVELYGDVVLRFVSHPDGTDVPFLPGFEGVSNPDAVDYGLTRFDHVVGNVPELAPAAAYVAGFTGFHEFAEFTTEDVGTAESGLNSMVLANNSEGVLLPLNEPVHGTKRRSQIQTFLEHHGGSGVQHIAVASSDVLRTLREMRARSAMGGFDFLPPPLPKYYEGVRRIAGDVLSEAQIKECQELGVLVDRDDQGVLLQIFTKPVGDRPTLFLEMIQRIGCMEKDERGEEYQKGGCGRLGKGNFSELFKSIEDYEKSLEAKQSAAVQGS, translated from the exons ATGCCGCCCACCCCCACCACCCCCGCAGCCACCGGCGCCGCCGCGGTGACGCCGGAGCACGCGCGGCCGCGCCGAATGGTCCGCTTCAACCCGCGCAGCGACCGCTTCCACACGCTCGCCTTCCACCACGTCGAGTTCTGGTGCGCGgacgccgcctccgccgccggccgCTTCGCCTTCGCGCTCGGCGCGCCGCTCGCCGCCAGGTCCGACCTCTCCACGGGGAACTCCGTGCACGCCTCCCAGCTGCTCCGCTCGGGCAACCTCGCCTTCCTCTTCACGGCCCCCTACGCCAACGGCTGcgacgccgccaccgcctccctGCCCTCCTTCTCCGCCGACGCCGCGCGCCAGTTCTCCGCGGACCACGGCCTCGCGGTGCGCTCCATAGCGCTGCGCGTCGCGGACGCCGCCGAGGCCTTCCGCGCCAGCGTCGACGGGGGCGCGCGCCCGGCCTTCAGCCCTGTGGACCTCGGCCGCGGCTTCGGCTTCGCGGAGGTCGAGCTCTACGGCGACGTCGTGCTCCGCTTCGTCAGCCACCCGGACGGCACGGACGTGCCCTTCTTGCCGGGGTTCGAGGGCGTGAGCAACCCAGACGCCGTGGACTACGGCCTGACGCGGTTCGACCACGTCGTCGGCAACGTCCCGGAGCTTGCCCCCGCCGCGGCCTACGTCGCCGGGTTCACGGGGTTCCACGAGTTCGCCGAGTTCACGACGGAGGACGTGGGCACGGCCGAGAGCGGGCTCAACTCGATGGTGCTCGCCAACAACTCGGAGGGCGTGCTGCTGCCGCTCAACGAGCCGGTGCACGGCACCAAGCGCCGGAGCCAGATACAGACGTTCCTGGAACACCACGGCGGCTCGGGCGTGCAGCACAtcgcggtggccagcagcgacgTGCTCAGGACGCTCAGGGAGATGCGTGCGCGCTCCGCCATGGGCGGCTTCGACTTCCTGCCACCCCCGCTGCCGAAGTACTACGAAGGCGTGCGGCGCATCGCCGGGGATGTGCTCTCGGAGGCGCAGATCAAGGAATGCCAGGAGCTGGGGGTGCTCGTCGACAGGGACGACCAAGGGGTGTTGCTACAAATCTTCACCAAGCCAGTAGGGGACAG GCCAACGTTGTTCCTGGAGATGATCCAAAGGATCGGGTGCATGGAGAAGGACGAGAGAGGGGAAGAGTACCAGAAGGGTGGCTGTGGACGGCTCGGCAAAGGCAACTTCTCTGAGCTGTTCAAATCCATAGAGGATTACGAGAAGTCCCTTGAAGCCAAGCAATCTGCTGCAGTTCAGGGATCATAG